The Egibacteraceae bacterium genome contains the following window.
CTGAGCGCCACCCGCCCCGGTGTCGACCGCCGGAGGCCGCCCACGACGAGTGCGAGCCCGGCGCCGACGGCCAGGGCCCCGACGTAGCCGAGGATCGGGCTCATGGGCTAGACCTCCACCCGGATGATCTTGCGGATGACGAGCATGCCGATGCCCATGAGCACCCCCGCCGCGAACAGCATGAGCAGGCCGAGCCGCTCGCTGAACAGCGGCTGGAGGTAGTCGGGGCTGATCACGAGCAGGGCGCCGGTGACGAAGAAGGGCAGGAGGCCGAGGACCCACGCGGAGATGCGCCCGTCGGCGGTCAGCGCCCTCACCTCGCGGCGGACCTCCTCACGGTCGCGCATGAACTCGGCGAGGACCTCGAGGACGTCGGAGAGCTTGCCGCCCGTGCGTGCCTGGATCGCCATGGCCCGCACCGACCACCGCAGGTCGGTGGACCCGATGCGCTCAGCCGTCGCGGACAGCGCATCGTCGAGGTCGCGCCCGACGCGCGTCTCGGCGATGACGCGGGCGAACTGCGGTCCGAGCGGCGCGTCGGCCTGCTCCCCCGCCGCCTCGATCGCCTGGGTGAGCGAGTGCCCGCTGCGCAGGCTCGCGGCCATCTGCCCGAGCACGTCGGGCAGCTGGCGGTCAGCCTTCTGCGCGACCACCCGAGCCTGGCGCTTGAGGACGAGGCAGGGTGCGACCACGGCGACCACGGCCACAAGCAGTCCCGTGGCGAGGCTTCCGGCCAGCGCGGTGGCGACGAGCGCGGCCAGCAGGGACGCGACCGCCACCCCGGTGGCGAACTCGGCGGGGCGCAGCGGCCATCCCGCACCCTCGAGGGCCCGTGTGGCCCGGGCGTGCAGGGAGCCCCCACGGCCGGCCCGCTCCGTCGCGGCGGTCATCGCGGTCCACGCCTGCGCGAGGACGGAGATCTCCCGGGTCGTGGGGTCGGTGACCTCGTCCATCGCGGCGCGCAGCCGGTCGACGCCCGTGCGCTGCTGCTGGCGCAGCCCGAACACGGCCAGGCCGACGCCGCCGGCGACGAGCAGCGCCCCGCCGAGGATGCCGATCACGGCGCTCACGGCCGCCGGCCCTTCGCCGGGCGGGGCGCCCCGGGCGGCGGCGCGGCGAACAGCGACGGGGCGAGCGGCGAGCCGGCGTTCTCGAGCTTGGCGAGCATCTTCGGGCGCAGGCCCGTCGGCACGGTCCGTCCGGCCGAGGAGGCGGTCCCCGAACCCCCGGAGGTGAAGCGGTAGGCGAAGAGGTCCTGGAGGACGATCACGTCGCCCTCCATGCCCTGGACCTCGGTGATGGTCGTGACGACGCGCCGGCCGTCGGCGAGCCGGTCGAGGTGCACGACGAGGTCGAGCGCGGAGGCGATCTGGTCGCGGATGGCCCGCAGGGGCAGGTCCATGCCCGCCATGAGCACCATGGTCTCCAGGCGCGACAGCGCGTCGCGCGGCGCGTTGGCGTGCAGGGTCGTGAGCGACCCCTCGTGGCCGGTGTTCATCGCCTGGAGCATGTCGAGGGCCTCGCCGCCACGGACCTCGCCGACGACGATGCGGTCGGGGCGCATCCGCAGCGCGTTGCGGACGAGGTCGCGGATGGTGATCTCGCCGTGGCCCTCGCTGTTCGCCGGCCGGGCCTCCAGCGGCAGGACGTGCGGCTGGTGGAGCTGGAGCTCGGCGGAGTCCTCGATGGTGACGACCCGCTCGCCGGGCGGGATGAACTGGCTGACGGCGTTGAGCAGGGTGGTCTTGCCGGTGCCGGTGCCGCCGGACACGAGGATGTTGAGCTTTCCGGTGACGCACGCCTCGACGAAGGCGGCGACCTGCGGGGTGAGCGACCCCCGTTCGATGAGGTCGCTCATCTGCATCGGGTACTCCGGGAACTTGCGGATCGTCATGGCCGGCCCGCGCAGCGCGAGCGGCGGCAGCACGACGTTGACCCGCGAGCCGTCGGGCAGCCGCGCGTCGCACAGCGGGCTCGACTCGTCGACGCGGCGGCCGACGGCGGCGACGATGCGGTTGATGACCTGTCGCAGCTGGCGTTCGTCGTCGAAGGAGGCGTCGGTGTGCTCGATGCGGCCCTCGCGCTCGACGAAGATGTCGTCGTAGGCGTTGACCATGACCTCGGTGACCTCCGGGTCGGCGAGGAAGCGCTCCAGCGGGCCGTACCCGAGGATGTCGGCGGTGACCTCGACGATGAAGCGGCGCCGCTGGGTGGGCGTCACCTCGAGGCCCGCCTGAGCGAGCGCGTCGTCGAGGCGGTCGCGGACCTCCTGACCGAGGTCGATCGACGCTCCCCGTTTGCCGAGCAGCGGGCCGAGGTCGGCGACGACGAGGTCGTGGACCCGCCGCTTCGTCGCCGACCACTCGGTCGCGCGACCGTTCGACGTCGGCCTGGGCGTCTTGGGCGCGCGGGTCGCCTTGGGGGCCGCCTTGGGGGCCGCCTTGGGGGCCGCCTTGCCGTTGCGGGTCCCCGCCGGCGCGGGGCCCTCGCCCTCGTTCTTCAGGCGTTCCGACAGCTTCACGCGGACCCCCTCTGCCACCAGCGCCGCTTGCGGGGCGCCTCGTCGGTCGGCTCGGACGGCGGGACGGCGTCGGGCGGCAGCACCGCGGCCAGCGCCCGCCAGAGCTTGGCGGCCACGGGGTGGTGCGGCGCGACGACGCACAGGGGCTTGCCCTCGTTCAGCGCCCGCAGCACCCCCGCGTCGAACGGCATGCTGCCGGCGACCGGGCCGAGGATCTCCATGGCGTCGTGGGCGGTGACGCCGGAGTCCACCATCTCCTTGTTCAGCAGGACGTGCTGGTGCTCGGGCGCGACCCCGAGACGCTGGAGCATGCTGAGGAAGGTCCGCAGGTTCGCCACGCCCGGCACGTCGACCTGGCTAACGACGATGATGTCCTCGCTGAGGTCGAGCGCGGCGAGGACGCCCTCGCGCAGTCCCGTGGGGGTGTCCACGACGACGTAGTCGGCGTGCTGGCGCAGCACCGCGAGCAGCTGCGTGACGTCGTCGGCGGTGATCGCGTCGCCGTGCACGGGATCCCGCGGCGCCGGCAGGACCGAGAAGCCGTAGGGCGTCTCGGTCAGGCCGGTCGCGAGCGCCTCGGCGACCTCTGCGCCGCTGGCCCGCTGGTCGTTGGCGTCGAAGACCATGTCGTAGAGGTTGTGCGCCGGCCGCAGCTGCAGGGCCGCGGTCACCTCGCCGAACTGCACGTCGAGGTCGACGAGCACGACCCTGTGGGTGCCGGGCTTGCCGAGCATCGCCGCGAGGTTCACCGCCACGGTGGTCTTGCCGCAGCCGCCGGTGGGGCCGCTCACCGTGTAGATCCGCCCGAGGCGCGTCGCCTGCTCCGCCGTCCGCAGCGCTGCCTCGATGGCTCCCGATCGGCGCCCCTCGGCCGCGGCTGCCGTGGCGAGCAGCGCCGTGCGCAGGGCCGCCGGGGCGGCGGGCACGCGCACGAGCTCGTCGGGCCGGGCCTTGACGAGCGCGCCGAGGTCGGAGGGCTCCTTGCCGTTGACCGTGACGAGCAGCCCGAGCGTCGGGTCGACCTCCCGGATCTGGGCGAGCCGGCGCAGGCCCGCGCCGCTCTCCTCCGACGGGCCGGCGACGAGGACGTCCCAGGGGCCCTCGTCGACGAGGACGTCGAGCGCCTGCGTCGTGCGCCGGAGGTGGACGATCTCGGGTCGCTCCCCGCCGCTCAGGGCGGTGCGGAGGGTGTCGGCGAGCTCCGGGCGGCGGTCCACCACGAGCACGCGACGGCGCATGTCGCTCACGGGGTCACCTGCGCCTGGCCGGCGCCGCCGTGCGCGGCGCGCTCGGCGTCCTGGCGGGCGCGGGCCGCGCCGATCGCGTGGGTGCGCTGCGCGGCGTCGAGGTCGCCGACCTGCACCCGGCGCGCACCCGGCGGGGGGTCGTTGGGGTTCACGAGCGTGAACCACAGCGACCCCTGCTTCTGCGCGTGGACGAGCACGGGCGTGTCCTCGGGCAGCACCTGCAGGAGGAGGACGATGCGACCGTCGGACCCCTTCGCTGCGGGGTCCTGGGACTCGCCGGTCAGGGTGCCGGGGGTCACCGCGAGCACGTCGACGTGCCCGAGCACGAGCTGGGTGTAGGGCTGCCCGGCCGCCGGGTCCCCCGCGGCGCCGTCGCCGGCGACCGTCGCGTACACGTTGACCCGCGAGCCCGGGGTGACGTAGCCCTGCACCCCGGGGGCGGGTTCCGCCTCCAGGGTGATGGCCTCGTAGCCGGACGGGACGACGAGGCCTCCGGCGGCCGGTCCCGCGGCGGCGAACTGCGACGCGGTCAGGATCTCCCCCGCACCGACCGACCGCACCACCTTGCGCCCGGCCAGCTCGTCGAGGTCCACGATCCGCCCCGCGGGGGCGAGGGAGGCGGGGACCTCGGCCTCGCGGACGCGAGCACCGACCTCGGGCGCACCCATGCCGGGGGCGAGGCCGTCGTTCACCACCAGGGCGGTCACCGTGGCCTCGGCCTTCGCCGGCCCCGCCGCCTGCGCGACGAACAGGGCGAGCAGGCCCGCGCCGATCACGCCGAGCACGGCGCCGGCGAGCGTCGTCTTGTTCCTCATCACGTGGATTCCCTCTCTCGGTGCGGGATTGCCGCGGTCATTCCTCGACACCCACGGCGGTGGCGACGACGCGGACGGTCGTCCCGGTGAACATCGGCCCGTTTCCGACGAGCCTGGAGGCGGTGTTGGCCAGGGATGCGAGAACGCCGAGGTTGTGGTCGTAGGCCGCCGTGACCGCCACGACGGTGCCGGGCCCGGTGGCGCAGGGCTGGCGCTGCACGTTCGTGTCGGCGGGGTCGTGGACGCGCACCTCGAGGCTCGGGTTGCCGGCGGCGGCGCGGAGGTACGCCTCGACCTCGGCGACCGACGGGCGCCGGCGGGCGTCCAGCGGGCAACCGCTGCCCGGCTGGTCGAACACGCACCCTGGCGTCCCCGCGACGCAGGGGTTGGTCTCCACCTTCGTGGCGAAGCGGACGGCCTCACCGGTGGCGCGGCCGAGCGTCGTGTGCCCGACGAACAGGCTGAACACCGGCAGCGCACCCACGGCGAGCACGAGCAGGAGCCCGAGGACGACCGCCATCTCGACTATGGCAACGCCGGAATCGGCGTGAATGGCAACGCCGGAATCGGCGCGAAGGCGTCTCACTCGACCACCCGCCGGGTCGTCGTGGTGAACGTGTAGGAGCCGCCGAAGCCGCCGCCCGTCATCGCGCTGAGCAGGCCGGCGGCCGGGTTGGTCCAGACGTAGGACACCGTCACGCCGACGCGCCCCCCGCCACGGCAGGGCGAGGGCGAGCAGACGCGCTGCACCGCGGTGGGGATGAAAAGGATCGCGCCGTCGGCGGCGGCCTGGGCGACCTGTGCGTCGGTGGCGTAGGTGCGCGTCGCGAGGTCGGTGGGGACGGCGGCGACCCGGGTGGCGTGCTCCGCGCCGCGCAGGAGCAGCGCGTTCATCGTGAACGCGAGGGCGCCGGTGACGACCATGCCCACGATGCCGAGGACGATGGGCAGCGCGAGGGCGAACTCGACCGCGGCCCCTCCCCGCTCGCGGCTCATCACCGCACCAGCGTGGCGCGGAAGAGGCCCCGCGCCGCCAGGACCGACGGGAGCGCGTCGCTGACGGTCACCGTCCCGTCGAGCAGCGTCGTCGCCGGGACGACGACCCCGTCGACGACGGGGATGCGCGTCGCGCCGAGGAGGCTCGACAGGAGGCTGCTCGACGACGACAGCCCGGCCATGACGACGAGGACGTCCTCGTTGTTCGCCGCGGCGGACTCGATGATCTCCCACTGCGTGGGAGCCGCGCTGCCGTCGGGCGGCGGGTCGTAGAGGTCGGCGAGGTCGATCCGCAGCTCGCGGAGGGCGTCGGCGACGGGTCGCAGCTGCGTCGGCAGTGCCGCGGCGACGGTGTCGAGCGTGGTGAGCGCGGGGTCACGGGGGACGGCGAGCGCGGGGTTGGCGTCGAACCGGCAGCCCGTGACGTTGTTCAGCAGGGACAGGTCCCCGAGGATGTTGCGCAGCGGCTCGGTGAACGTCCCCACGGTGACGCCGAGCAGGCCGATGATGTTCCCCTGGCAGATGACCGTGTCGTCGACGTCGATGACCGGCGCCAGGACCGCGTTCTTGAACCGGCGGCGGGCGATGGCGGTGGCCTCGAGCCGGCCGGGGGCCGAGGGGCTGAGCAGGCCGCGCAGCGGCGGGTCGAGGTCGCTGCCGGCGGTGACCGTCACGTGCGGCTTGGCGATGGACGGCAGCAGGGCGGGCACGTCGACTACCCGGTTCAGCGGGTGC
Protein-coding sequences here:
- a CDS encoding type II secretion system F family protein translates to MSAVIGILGGALLVAGGVGLAVFGLRQQQRTGVDRLRAAMDEVTDPTTREISVLAQAWTAMTAATERAGRGGSLHARATRALEGAGWPLRPAEFATGVAVASLLAALVATALAGSLATGLLVAVVAVVAPCLVLKRQARVVAQKADRQLPDVLGQMAASLRSGHSLTQAIEAAGEQADAPLGPQFARVIAETRVGRDLDDALSATAERIGSTDLRWSVRAMAIQARTGGKLSDVLEVLAEFMRDREEVRREVRALTADGRISAWVLGLLPFFVTGALLVISPDYLQPLFSERLGLLMLFAAGVLMGIGMLVIRKIIRVEV
- a CDS encoding CpaF family protein, translating into MKLSERLKNEGEGPAPAGTRNGKAAPKAAPKAAPKATRAPKTPRPTSNGRATEWSATKRRVHDLVVADLGPLLGKRGASIDLGQEVRDRLDDALAQAGLEVTPTQRRRFIVEVTADILGYGPLERFLADPEVTEVMVNAYDDIFVEREGRIEHTDASFDDERQLRQVINRIVAAVGRRVDESSPLCDARLPDGSRVNVVLPPLALRGPAMTIRKFPEYPMQMSDLIERGSLTPQVAAFVEACVTGKLNILVSGGTGTGKTTLLNAVSQFIPPGERVVTIEDSAELQLHQPHVLPLEARPANSEGHGEITIRDLVRNALRMRPDRIVVGEVRGGEALDMLQAMNTGHEGSLTTLHANAPRDALSRLETMVLMAGMDLPLRAIRDQIASALDLVVHLDRLADGRRVVTTITEVQGMEGDVIVLQDLFAYRFTSGGSGTASSAGRTVPTGLRPKMLAKLENAGSPLAPSLFAAPPPGAPRPAKGRRP
- a CDS encoding AAA family ATPase: MRRRVLVVDRRPELADTLRTALSGGERPEIVHLRRTTQALDVLVDEGPWDVLVAGPSEESGAGLRRLAQIREVDPTLGLLVTVNGKEPSDLGALVKARPDELVRVPAAPAALRTALLATAAAAEGRRSGAIEAALRTAEQATRLGRIYTVSGPTGGCGKTTVAVNLAAMLGKPGTHRVVLVDLDVQFGEVTAALQLRPAHNLYDMVFDANDQRASGAEVAEALATGLTETPYGFSVLPAPRDPVHGDAITADDVTQLLAVLRQHADYVVVDTPTGLREGVLAALDLSEDIIVVSQVDVPGVANLRTFLSMLQRLGVAPEHQHVLLNKEMVDSGVTAHDAMEILGPVAGSMPFDAGVLRALNEGKPLCVVAPHHPVAAKLWRALAAVLPPDAVPPSEPTDEAPRKRRWWQRGSA
- the cpaB gene encoding Flp pilus assembly protein CpaB is translated as MRNKTTLAGAVLGVIGAGLLALFVAQAAGPAKAEATVTALVVNDGLAPGMGAPEVGARVREAEVPASLAPAGRIVDLDELAGRKVVRSVGAGEILTASQFAAAGPAAGGLVVPSGYEAITLEAEPAPGVQGYVTPGSRVNVYATVAGDGAAGDPAAGQPYTQLVLGHVDVLAVTPGTLTGESQDPAAKGSDGRIVLLLQVLPEDTPVLVHAQKQGSLWFTLVNPNDPPPGARRVQVGDLDAAQRTHAIGAARARQDAERAAHGGAGQAQVTP
- a CDS encoding pilus assembly protein TadG-related protein, encoding MHTDERGGIAVLAGVLLPALLAFSALGFAGLTMAGGERELQRAADAGALAAAAQLPLADLGGITSPVLSDLSPSGATVQMGGCAVVEMNLQEAALTSGFADTVTCSASPVAYTGNLATALQQGLGVLPLTGLHPLNRVVDVPALLPSIAKPHVTVTAGSDLDPPLRGLLSPSAPGRLEATAIARRRFKNAVLAPVIDVDDTVICQGNIIGLLGVTVGTFTEPLRNILGDLSLLNNVTGCRFDANPALAVPRDPALTTLDTVAAALPTQLRPVADALRELRIDLADLYDPPPDGSAAPTQWEIIESAAANNEDVLVVMAGLSSSSSLLSSLLGATRIPVVDGVVVPATTLLDGTVTVSDALPSVLAARGLFRATLVR